Part of the Niallia alba genome is shown below.
TAGAGATACACAAGAAATCTCAGGCGTAATCTTAATAGATTTGAAACTAAGAGTAATAGGAGAAGCAATAAATAATGTTCAAATTGGACTATCTGGATTTTTAACCGTTATCGATGAAAGCGGAAAGGAGATATATTCGACTTCTCATAAGGAATCGTTAGCCATTCCAGAAGCAATCTTATTGGAGAATGATTGGGGCTCTTATAAAAAGGTGATTAATGGGGAAAAAATGGAGTTTATTTATCAGAGAACACCTTTTACCAATTGGACAACAGTGGGAATCTTTCACGTGGAAGAATCAGTAGCAGAAGTAAGGGAAATTCAGTTATATCTATTCCTTTTTGTTTTTTTTCTGTGCTTCGTTGGTATAAGCGCTTCCTATTATTTTTCAAACTCCATTTCCAATCCAATTATCAAATTAATGATGATGATGAGAAAACTGGAAGATGGCAATATGGATATACAATATGTAGGGAATCGGAAGGATGAGATAGGTAGACTGGGGAAAACGTTTAATCATATGATTACAAAGCTTAATAGCTTGATAAAGTTAACAGAAATACAAGAGAGGCAAAAACGAGAAGCGGAGCTAAGAAGCTTACAGGCTCATATTAAACCACATTTCTTATACAATACACTAGATACTATTAATTGGATGGCAAGAAAGCATGGAGCAAAAGATGTCGCTGAGGTAGTGTCGTCCCTGTCTTCTTTTTTTAGAATTGGCTTAAGCAAGGGGAATGATTTTATTCCATTGAAAGACGAAATGAAGCATATACAAAGCTATCTGGCGATTCAAAAAGCAAGATATCAGGATAAATTAAATTATGAGATTACTTTTGAGCCTGGATTGGAAGAGGTAAAAATACTTAAATTAGTCCTTCAACCAATAGTAGAAAATGCGATTTATCACGGGATTAAAGAGAGAAGAGGACCAGGTGAAATTCTTATAAGTGCAGAACAAGACGGTAATTGTCTTGTGTTAAAAATTATCGATGATGGTATCGGCATAAGGGAAGAAGATTTAAGTAGTTTAAGAGAAGAACTAAACAGCCTTGTCATTTTGAATAAGGATAAGAAAGAACAAATAAATTTTGGGTATGGAATGATGAATGTACAAGCAAGAATTAAACTAACATATGGCGAGGCATTTGGATTATCGATCGATAGTCAACTACATAAAGGAACCGTAGTGTTAATAAAACTTCCATTGAACTTAGGGGGAAGCAAGGAGTGAGAATGGATGAATAAACAAAACTGGAATGTATTAATTGCTGATGATGAACCCATTATTCGTGATGGCATTCGAAATTCAATTGATTGGTCGTCTCTACAGATGAATGTCGTTGCAGAAGCAGAAGACGGGGAGGAGGCAATAGAACTTTCACTTATGTATTCAGTTGATATTCTT
Proteins encoded:
- a CDS encoding sensor histidine kinase, with the protein product MFPKLDKINDFSIRDKLIALFLLISILPAIGLGLLVGVTVEKILGEQATKNTLQLIDQVNTTLESSITNVQNVSYLISMDSQINSFFSHGLSEDKEKEQIYSIRQKMQGFTSLYPEIAGILLINRDGQYISNELYAKEDVDLTKEAWYEEAVKNKGIFKIIGKPQKRNIISQINYKDNDVVTVVRAIVNRDTQEISGVILIDLKLRVIGEAINNVQIGLSGFLTVIDESGKEIYSTSHKESLAIPEAILLENDWGSYKKVINGEKMEFIYQRTPFTNWTTVGIFHVEESVAEVREIQLYLFLFVFFLCFVGISASYYFSNSISNPIIKLMMMMRKLEDGNMDIQYVGNRKDEIGRLGKTFNHMITKLNSLIKLTEIQERQKREAELRSLQAHIKPHFLYNTLDTINWMARKHGAKDVAEVVSSLSSFFRIGLSKGNDFIPLKDEMKHIQSYLAIQKARYQDKLNYEITFEPGLEEVKILKLVLQPIVENAIYHGIKERRGPGEILISAEQDGNCLVLKIIDDGIGIREEDLSSLREELNSLVILNKDKKEQINFGYGMMNVQARIKLTYGEAFGLSIDSQLHKGTVVLIKLPLNLGGSKE